The segment CCAGCAATGTGGCCGGGCATGGGTGGGATGTCCACAGGAGAAGGCAGGTAGTCCACCACGGCGTCAAGCAGGGGCTGCACGCCCATGTTGCGGAAAGCCGAACCCAGCAGCACCGGCACGATGTTGCGGGCAATGGTGGCCTTGCGGATGCACGAAATGATTTCTTCCTCGGTGAGGGTTTCGCCACCAAGGTACTTTTCGAGCAGGGCTTCGTCTTCTTCTGCCACGGCTTCAAGCATTTCGTGATGCTTTTCGTCGTACAGATCCTTCATGTCGGCAGGCACGTCTTCAACGGTGAATTCCGCACCCTTGGAGGACTTGTCGAAACGGATGGCCTTGCCAAGCACCAGGTCTACCACGCCTTCAAATTTGTCTTCGCTGCCGATGGGCAACTGCAAGGGCACGGGCTTGGCACCCAGGCGGTCGTGAATCATGTCCACGCAGCGGAAGAAGTTGGCGCCGATGCGGTCCATCTTGTTCACAAAGCAGATACGCGGAACATTGTAGCGGTCAGCCTGACGCCACACGGTTTCAGACTGGGGCTCAACACCGGCAACGGCGTCGAACACGCACACGGCACCGTCGAGCACGCGCAGCGAACGTTCCACTTCGATGGTGAAGTCAACGTGGCCGGGGGTGTCGATGATGTTGATGCGGCAGTCTTTCCAGAAGCAGGTGGTCGCGGCGGAGGTAATGGTGATGCCGCGTTCCTGTTCCTGCTCCATCCAGTCCATGGTGGAGGCGCCGTCGTGCGTTTCACCAATCTTGTGGTTAACGCCGGTATAAAAAAGAATACGTTCGGTAGTGGTAGTTTTGCCTGCGTCAATATGGGCCATAATGCCGATATTACGCTGTTTGTTTACAGCAACGGTGCGGGACACGGTGTTTCCTCCATACTGCGGATGCGGTGTGGTGCAAAGCCGACGCCGCTTCCTTGCGGACGCGGCGTCGGGCTGAATTCAGAATAAAGCGGAAGGCCCTCTTACCAGCGGTAGTGAGCGAAAGCCTTGTTCGCGTCGGCCATGCGGTGCGTGTCTTCACGCTTTTTCACCGCGCCGCCGCGACCGTTGAAAGCATCCAGCAGTTCGGCGGAAAGCTTGGCAGTCATGCCCTTTTCACCGCGCGAACGCGCATAGTTGATAAGCCAGCGAATCGACAGGGAAACCTGACGTTCGGGGCGCACTTCCATGGGCACCTGGTAGGTGGCACCGCCAACGCGGCGGGCCTTAACTTCCATGTGGGGCTTCACGTTGTCCAGGGCCTTTTCAAAGGCGCGCATGGGTTCTTCGCCCGTCTTTTCTGCCAGGGTCTCAAGGGAGCTGTAGAAAATCTTTTCGGCTGCACCCTTCTTGCCGTCGAACATAAGCCTGTTCACAAACTTGGTGACAAGGCGGCTGGAGTACAACGGATCGGGCAGCACTTCCCTCTTCGGGATAGGACCTTTACGGGGCATGGGGTTTCTCCTTCATGCTTGATTGGCGGCGGCGGCACCAAACCCCGCGGCGACCGGCGCTTCCAAGGAAGCAGCCAGGCGGGCCGCATGGCACACGCCGAATGAAAAAAACTACTTGGGACGCTTGGCGCCGTACTTGGAACGGCTCTTGCGACGGTCGGCCACGCCGGACGTATCAAGAGTACCGCGCACGATGTGGTAACGGACACCGGGCAAGTCTTTTACACGACCGCCGCGGATGATCACCACGGAGTGTTCCTGCAGGTTGTGGCCTTCGCCGGGGATGTAGGCCGTAACTTCGATACCGTTGGTCAGGCGCACACGGGCGACCTTACGCAGAGCCGAGTTAGGCTTTTTCGGGGTGGTGGTGTAAACGCGGGTGCAAACGCCACGGCGCTGCGGGCAAGCCTGCAGGGCGGGGGTCTTCTTGCGCTTCACCACGGCCTTCCGCTCGATGCGGATAAGCTGGTTAATCGTGGGCATTATTTCCCTCCATATGGGATATTGCGCTCAAAAAATGAGCTTTTAGAACGACAGGACATAGCGTGTCTGCCAGGGGCTGTCAATAGGCAGCGCCCGCGCAGAGCGCGAACAAAAATTTTGTTCTTACACCAAACCCTGACAAAAAAACAAGCCGTTAGCGCGTGGCTTGTGGCCGCAACCTCTGTTTAGTGGGGCATGGAGCCAGAAAAAAAATTTATGACAAGTACGCCCAGAACTATCAAACCAAGGCCAAGGCAGGCGGCCATGTCGAGCTTTTGCCCAAAAAATACCAGGCCCAGGACCGAGACAAGCACAATGCCAATACCGCTCCAGATGCCGTAAGAAATGCCCATGGGCACGATCTCAAGCACCTTTGAGAGCAGATAAAACGAGATGCCGTAGCCAAGCAGCGAGGCTATGGTGGGCAACATGCGGCTCATGCCGGCCGACTGTTTGAGACAGGCGGTGGCCGCAACCTCTACCAGGATGGCCGCGCCCAGTTGCAGATAGGCCGTAATGGCAGGACTCATACAAACCTCATTTTTGTGCGGGGCCTTGCCACCGCAGCAAGCAAGGCGCGGACGACAGGCAACTGCCCGCCGTCCGCGCCGCATATACAGACCGGAAACCAGTGTGGTTACAGCCGGTTATTCTTCCGTAAGGGCCTCGGCAAAGCGTGCGCGCAGGGCCTGCATCTTTTCCTTGGCGTCCAGCAGCTTTTCGGCACGTTCGCGTTCGCGGGCAACCACATCTGCCGGGGCGCGGCTCACAAAGCTTTCGT is part of the Desulfovibrio sp. genome and harbors:
- the rpsG gene encoding 30S ribosomal protein S7, translating into MPRKGPIPKREVLPDPLYSSRLVTKFVNRLMFDGKKGAAEKIFYSSLETLAEKTGEEPMRAFEKALDNVKPHMEVKARRVGGATYQVPMEVRPERQVSLSIRWLINYARSRGEKGMTAKLSAELLDAFNGRGGAVKKREDTHRMADANKAFAHYRW
- the rpsL gene encoding 30S ribosomal protein S12 — its product is MPTINQLIRIERKAVVKRKKTPALQACPQRRGVCTRVYTTTPKKPNSALRKVARVRLTNGIEVTAYIPGEGHNLQEHSVVIIRGGRVKDLPGVRYHIVRGTLDTSGVADRRKSRSKYGAKRPK
- a CDS encoding SMR family transporter → MSPAITAYLQLGAAILVEVAATACLKQSAGMSRMLPTIASLLGYGISFYLLSKVLEIVPMGISYGIWSGIGIVLVSVLGLVFFGQKLDMAACLGLGLIVLGVLVINFFSGSMPH